Genomic window (Mesotoga sp. Brook.08.105.5.1):
GTCGCTTCCGTTTGTGAACGATCTGACTTCCCATCCCTCCTTTTCGAGATAAGAAGTGAGTACATTGTTCAGATTTCTTTCGTCTTCGACCAGATTGATTCTTGTTGCCATGAACTTCACCTCTAGAGTGCCAGATCTCATTCAATAATAATCGATCACGTCAATAATAACTAACCAGTAGGCCAGACTGCCACTTTTTGTCTCAGTTGGAATTCGGCGGTCCGGCCTTTTTCAAAGAACTTCTTCAACAGAGGAACAAGAAGCTACGATTCTATCTTACGGAATGTTTCACGTTCATCATCAGTCGTTTCCAGACTAGCACGCTCCTTTCTGTGTAGCGGATGGGGGGTCACGTTATCTATGTAAGACTGCATTTGCTCGTTCTGCATTGCGTCTCTCGTTTTCTTTTCGAAAGACTTTTCCACGGGTACTGCTTAAAGGTCGATGCTCTTGACTGCTACCACTATTGTCTCTGCGCCGTTGCTCACCCTTGTAATCTGGATAGAAAAGGCAGGTGGTCTGTAGATCTCTTCTTGGCCGGTTGAAAATGAACTGTACTGCTTGTAGACCGGTGTCATGTCGAGCAGCATTACTCTCGATATAGACTCCGAATCCCAGCGGCGGAGTGTATCCTTGAGCTGTTCCGGAGCAATCGTGCGGTTGTCGGTTACGAGGCGAGTTTCAGTTCCCTCAATTTCGCTGACGACAACTCTTTCTATAGATTCCAGTCCCAGTTCCTCTATTTTCTCAATGAGACCGCTGATGGTCATTTCCGATTTGTTTGAAGATCGTTTTTTCTCGCCTGTGAGAACCATGTTTTCAACTCCTTTTGGGGGTTTATGGTTTAGCTTCAGTAATATTATAGGAAGAAATGTCCGGGAGAATTCGGGAATTCTGTGGGATATAATGGGATTTGTAGATCTGAGCTTTGCCGGCCTAGGAGTAACATTGTTTCGGCCTTACCGTTGCTCCGACTTTCTTAAGGAGGTGTTTTATGAAAGTAATTCTTGTCGCTGTTTTGGTTCTCTTTGCTTCCATTTTGATTGCAGAACCTCTCGGCATAGCGTTTGTCTATGTAGGTTCAGTAGACGACGGAGGCTGGACACAGAAACATGATGAGGGTCGGCAGTATATTGAGAAGGTATTTGGCGATCGGATAGAGACTTCATTCATTGAGAACGTAACCGAAGGCGAACAGGATCTTGAAGTGCTAAGAGGTTTCGCAGAGAGAGAATTCAAGCTTGTTTTCAGCACTAGCTTCGGTTTCATGGACGATGTTGTAGAAGTTGCGAAGAACTTTCCCGGCACGGTTTTCATGCACTGCTCTGGTTACAAGACGGCAGAGAACCTGGGGACTTATTTCGGGAGAATATACGAACCGGCCTACCTGACAGGGTTGATCGCCGGCGAGATGACAAAGAGCGACTTGATAGGATATGTTGCCACTTTCAAGATTCCCGAAGTAATCAGGGGTATAAATGCGTTCGCAATAGGAGTTTCAAAGACTAATCCAAATGCGCAAATTCACGTTATTTGGACTGAGACCTGGTTCGATCCCTCTTTAGAAGAGGAGGCGGCCGATGCCCTCCTGGACCTTGGAGCCGATGTCATCGCCCAGAGCCAGGATTCACCGGCTGCCGTTCAGGCGGCCGGGCAGCGCGGCGTCTACGCTATTGGTTACAACACCGATATGAGCGCCTTCAGTCCAGACACTTTTCTTAGTTCCCCTGTGTGGAATTGGGGCATCTTCTATGAAAGAGTGATAAATGAGTTGATGGACGACAAATGGATCAGCAATCAGTACTGGGGTGGAATCGGTGATGGGGTTGTCGACATAGTAATGAGCGACCTCGTTCCGGAGGCTCTGATGGACCTAGTGAAAAATGAAAGAAAGAGGATAATCGAGAGTGATTACCACCCGTTTGAGGGTCCTTTGATCGATCAAGAAGGAAACACGAGATATTCAAAGGGTGAGACGCCTACAGATGAAGAACTGTTAGCAATGGATTGGTTTGTCAACAATATCGTCGGCAGCCCAAAGTGAGGCTTATTATTGCAGTATGATGGAGCATTCCTGCTACTCTGGTAAGAGATAAGAGCAGTTATCCGTTAACGGTCCGCCGTCTGAAGATCCGCTGGTCACTCTTGCCAGGAGACGATGATCGCTTTGAAGAGCAAGGACAAGAAGAACATGATCCCGTGCAAGGGCCCTTAACAGTAGCCCCAAACAGAGACATTTCGCTCAGCCTTACGGGATGATGAAGTAAGGAGTTTGCACGAGTGACTTGGGATGACAGTCTTCTCTCGCATCGCGTCATTCTGAGATGATTCTGCTCAGAATCCCGCTCTTCTCGTGAGCGAACACTCGATAATGCTCTTTCTCGCTTGATGTTATTCAAGGACTGGTCCATGATCCGGGAAGGGCAACGAAGGACGGCACTTCAGAGCTAGATGCTGAAACAAGTTCAGCATGACGGGATGTGACGTTTTTTTCAGGCTTAGGGCTTGCAACTTGCATCTTGGCACTTGCAACTGATCTTGCTCTTGTCGGAGAACGGTAAACCGAGAACGGATAACCGGTTCTTATTCAGCTTGCAACTTTATCCAACGACGGAGTGAAGGAAGAGCCTATTTGTG
Coding sequences:
- a CDS encoding BMP family ABC transporter substrate-binding protein, which translates into the protein MKVILVAVLVLFASILIAEPLGIAFVYVGSVDDGGWTQKHDEGRQYIEKVFGDRIETSFIENVTEGEQDLEVLRGFAEREFKLVFSTSFGFMDDVVEVAKNFPGTVFMHCSGYKTAENLGTYFGRIYEPAYLTGLIAGEMTKSDLIGYVATFKIPEVIRGINAFAIGVSKTNPNAQIHVIWTETWFDPSLEEEAADALLDLGADVIAQSQDSPAAVQAAGQRGVYAIGYNTDMSAFSPDTFLSSPVWNWGIFYERVINELMDDKWISNQYWGGIGDGVVDIVMSDLVPEALMDLVKNERKRIIESDYHPFEGPLIDQEGNTRYSKGETPTDEELLAMDWFVNNIVGSPK